CGACCGAGTGGTACTCCGAGGTCCGCGACGCCATGAACGACCGGATCGCGACGATGAACGGGCTGCCGGCGGACGAGATTCTGATCAAGGTGGAGATCGTCGGCGACGGTGTCTCGCCCTACGTCGAGGCGGCCGCGGAGCGCCACTTCCTCGTGAAGATCGAAGCCGGTCGTTGCGCCTGGTACCGAGAGGTCGAGGGCGACGACCCCGCCCTCACCTTGAACTACCGGTTTCGCGGCTCCGCGACGACGTTCGATGAGATCGCTGCGGGCCTCGAGGACCCGATCAACGCCGCGCTCCAGGGTGGGATCAAGGTCCGCGGGGACATGCGGTTCCTGATGCGCCAGGCCGAGCAGGTCAAGGTCCTGCTCGATGCCTACGCGAGCGGGGTGCAGACGTCCTGGCCGAAGGGCCGTCCCCCCTATGCCCCGAGCGAACAGGTGCAGGTCCGTGCGTGACGCCTACGACGCCATCATCATCGGAGCCGGGCACAACGGGCTCACGCTCGGCGCCTACCTCGCCCGCAGCGGACTCGAGGTGCTGGTACTCGAGCGCCGGCACGAAGAGGGCGGGGGGCTGTGCACCGAGGAACTCACCCAGCCCGGGTTCCTGCACAACGTGCATGCCAACTACCACACGTTCGTCGACCTCGCGCCGCCCGTGCACGACCTCGACGTGCGCGGGCACGGCGTCGAGTACGTCCGACCCGAGGTGCAGATGGCGTCGATCTACGACGACGGCACCGCGCTCACGATCCACACGGACCTCGACAAGACCTGCGCATCGATCGCCAGGTTCTCCGAGCAGGACGCCGAGACCTTCCGCCGCCTCTACACCGAGGCACACGGCTACGTCGATCTGCTCCTGGGCACGCTCATGTACCAGCCGCCGATGTCGGTCAAGGAGCTGACGAAGGCGCTGTCGACCTTCGG
The sequence above is a segment of the Acidimicrobiales bacterium genome. Coding sequences within it:
- a CDS encoding SCP2 sterol-binding domain-containing protein, whose protein sequence is MADIYTTEWYSEVRDAMNDRIATMNGLPADEILIKVEIVGDGVSPYVEAAAERHFLVKIEAGRCAWYREVEGDDPALTLNYRFRGSATTFDEIAAGLEDPINAALQGGIKVRGDMRFLMRQAEQVKVLLDAYASGVQTSWPKGRPPYAPSEQVQVRA